The nucleotide window TTTAAAATAGTTTGTCCCCAACTTTCGTGATTGCTGAAGAATAAAGTTAGCAATGTAATTAATGAGAATAAATTGAAACTCTTTATTTTCATAATCTTATAACAAATACGTTGAAAAAGTTTTAGATGATTTTATCAAGAAAATTTATTTTTTAATTTTATAATTTCTTGGAAGTTGGATTCTTTGCAATATTTCTACTCGCCACTGTACTACTTCGGGCAAGTTTGTATTTATTAGCAAACATGGTTCCCACCAAACTCTAGCACTTTCAAACTTTCCTAAAGCCTCTTGTGTTTTGGCTAACAGGCAATACGTATCTACTCTTTGTAAATCCAAACTTTGGGCTTTTTCTAAATTTTTTTCAGCTTCTACATACTTCTTTTCTTCATACTTTGCCCAACCTATAGTTTTATATAGTGCTGCTTTTAATTCAGGTTCTTCAGCTTTTTGTAATCCCTTATTGGCTATATTAATAGCACCTTCATATTGTCTCTGTATAACCTTTATCCGTGCTAAATTACTTACAGCATCTAATGCTAAATCACTACTTTTTATAGCTAGATTATATTGTTGTTCTGCTAAATCATATTTGCCCAAGTCGTCATAGAAACTACCTAATCCATAATGAGATTCCCATTTATTCGGTTTGAGTTTAAAGACTTCTTTATAACTGCTATTTACACATTCAATGTCTTGTAGTTGCTGACATATTAACGCTAAATTATTATACGCGCTATCATTCTGAGGATTGTATTTAATAGATAATTCATAATATTGTCTAGCTCTTTGGGGAGAAATATCACGTCTAATCCCTTGCTCTAGGTAAAAATTTGATACTTGTTTTGCTATATCAGGTTTGATTTTAACTGCTTGCTGAAATTTGTTTTGAGCCTTATCAAGCTGATTCTGTTCTAAAGCTTTTTTTCCTTGGTTTAAAAAACTTTCTGCTATTACAGGTTGTGAAAATATGTATGAAGCTAAACTAACTAATAAAAATATACTAACTATACTAATTTTAAATATATGTGAACTAATTATTCGATGAACTTGAGAATGCCAAGGCAGATTTTCCAATCTTTCTAAAATAATTTTAGTGCTTTGTGGACGTTTTCCCGGTAGAGGTGACATTAACTCATCCAAAAAATCAGCAAAAGGCTTATCAATTTGAGGCGCTTTATTTCTCCAGATTAGTTTGCCCGTTTTTTGATCAGTTGGCAATTGCAACAAGGACACCCCAGTAACCAAGCGGACAATAGTTCGACCTAGCGCATAAAAATCCGACTGAGGCACTGCTCTACCGTTAATTTGTTCTAATGGACTGTATAAAGGTGAAATTACAGTTGTAATTTCGTAGTTCCCTATAGTTGTCTCTGTTCCTCCACTGGCACTAATTTTCGCTAAGTAAGTATCTGTAATACGCCGAGCCGTCCCAAAATCAACTAAGGCTAATTGTCCATTTGGTTGCAGAATGATGTTAGCTGGTTTTACATCTCTATGAAAAAATTCATTATGATGTATGACATCAAGAATTTCTACTAATTGTTTAGTCCATTCCCAAGCAAGATTTTGTGTAATCTTATCGTGGCTCTTTATCCAATCATCTAAATTCTCGCCTTCAATTTTATCCATCAACAAACAACGTAACTCTAGTGGACTATTATGCGGCGTGAATGTAAAAAAATCATTTATGTTACATTTAGGTATGTTTGGATACTTAATTAACTGTAAAGTTAGAAATTCTTGCTCAATCAATTCTCTATATTTAGAAGAGTTCCATTTTAAAACTTTCATCACTCGCCGTTGATGAACAGGATACTCTTGAGTCCACCTATCCTCCACTTCAAACACCTCAAAGTAGTTCTGGGGATCTAAGCTTAATTCTCTTAATGGTTTTAGTAGACGGATGCGGTTATTAATTATAAGTGGAGTCCCACAGGCAAGACAGACTTCTGCATTGTCCGGATTTTTTCGTTGTTCACATAGGGGGTTTATGCAATAAACTGACATTTTGCCCAGTCTTTAATAACTTTTCCGATTAAATATAAAGTTTTGTATCTTATCGTCAATATAATTCTAGATACAGATTTGGCATTTTACTTTATGTGCAAAGCTCTTGAGTATAGATAGTTTCTGTATCTCTCTCAATCTACGCTATTTTTTACATTTTTAAGGTTAAATTTTCGTATATTACTCTTAAAGTATGGAGTAAAATAGCCGTTTTTATGATTCAGAATTTAGATATAGCAAGACTTGAAGCTTTTTAGTACCCGCCATACTTTTACTAAAGTATGGTCTTGCTAAATTTCTTTGATTTTAATATCTAATATAATTCAGGGTTCTTATAAACAAAAACTAATCATTTATTTATCTGTTGGTAGAGAATAAATTTTCAGCATCATTGTCGCTGGTTTATATAGAACAAATATTTTTCTTTTTTACTTCCTCTACATTACATATTATTCTTTTTTCAGAGTAATAGTTGCTAGTTGAGATAGTAGAAAATTTCTCTTCATAAAATCAGCCAAATATCACCATACTTTTCAAATCCACGGGAACATAGTCCAAAAAATCTAGTATGATTATTGTCAAGTTGAGCTACGCCTAACACCAGTACTTGTATATCAAAGGCACTCTATGAGTATACTTACTGACTCCAATGAAACTAGTCATTTGCCGGACTCTTGTTTTAGCACTTTGGAAAAACAAAATTTTCATAATTCCTTATTTTCCGTGCCGGAGGCTTTTGAGTTCTCTTTAGTAGTGGTAAATGACTTGGTGTTTGCCAAAAGAGGCAAACATTTAACTGACGCTGAACTAGTTGTGATGCGGGGAGCGCTCAATAATTTAGATTATGAGGAGATTGCCCACAACTCAAATTATACTGTGAACTATTTGCAGAGGTGTGTAGCTCCTCTTTTATGGGATACTCTTTCTGAAACTATTGGCAATGGCGATCGGGTAGGAAAGAAAAAACTACGGCAAATATTAGAAGAACTTAACCAAAAGTATCATATCCAATCTCCTTTTGAGCCATATCTAGCTTTATCCTCTAGTGATAATTCATCTTTAATCATTAGAGGGCAACTACCCGAAATCTCTAACTTTTATGGACGAATACATGAACTCAACCTTCTTAAAGAATTGATTTTTAAGCATCGTTGCATAACACTTCTAGGGGTAGCTGGAGTCGGAAAATCCTCCTTAGCGACTAAATTAATAGTAGAATTAAGCAAGAAACCTCGACGGCAATTCGATGCTTTAATTTGGAAATCACTATCTCATATTCCTTCACTTCCAGAGTTAACGCATGAGCTAATTGCTCTGATTCAACCATCTTTAGTTCCTGAGTTACCCTTATCTAGTTCTACACATAGCTTGATTTCAATATTAATTCAACAATTGCAATCTTGTCCCTGTTTGCTAGTGCTTGATGGTTTTGAAGCTTTGTTTCAAAGAAGTAATTTTACACAACGTCTCGAATATAGCATTTTTTTAAATCGTTTAATTGATGAAGCTTCTCCTAGTTGCTTACTTTTAACTACTCGATTTTTACCTGATGAGTTAAACATTCTCATCAAAAATAATCCATCTACTATTAAAGTTTTTAAACTTAATGGACTAGATATAGATGCAGCGACACAACTTTTATCAGATT belongs to Nostoc sp. NIES-3756 and includes:
- a CDS encoding protein kinase domain-containing protein, translated to MSVYCINPLCEQRKNPDNAEVCLACGTPLIINNRIRLLKPLRELSLDPQNYFEVFEVEDRWTQEYPVHQRRVMKVLKWNSSKYRELIEQEFLTLQLIKYPNIPKCNINDFFTFTPHNSPLELRCLLMDKIEGENLDDWIKSHDKITQNLAWEWTKQLVEILDVIHHNEFFHRDVKPANIILQPNGQLALVDFGTARRITDTYLAKISASGGTETTIGNYEITTVISPLYSPLEQINGRAVPQSDFYALGRTIVRLVTGVSLLQLPTDQKTGKLIWRNKAPQIDKPFADFLDELMSPLPGKRPQSTKIILERLENLPWHSQVHRIISSHIFKISIVSIFLLVSLASYIFSQPVIAESFLNQGKKALEQNQLDKAQNKFQQAVKIKPDIAKQVSNFYLEQGIRRDISPQRARQYYELSIKYNPQNDSAYNNLALICQQLQDIECVNSSYKEVFKLKPNKWESHYGLGSFYDDLGKYDLAEQQYNLAIKSSDLALDAVSNLARIKVIQRQYEGAINIANKGLQKAEEPELKAALYKTIGWAKYEEKKYVEAEKNLEKAQSLDLQRVDTYCLLAKTQEALGKFESARVWWEPCLLINTNLPEVVQWRVEILQRIQLPRNYKIKK
- a CDS encoding NACHT domain-containing protein, whose translation is MSILTDSNETSHLPDSCFSTLEKQNFHNSLFSVPEAFEFSLVVVNDLVFAKRGKHLTDAELVVMRGALNNLDYEEIAHNSNYTVNYLQRCVAPLLWDTLSETIGNGDRVGKKKLRQILEELNQKYHIQSPFEPYLALSSSDNSSLIIRGQLPEISNFYGRIHELNLLKELIFKHRCITLLGVAGVGKSSLATKLIVELSKKPRRQFDALIWKSLSHIPSLPELTHELIALIQPSLVPELPLSSSTHSLISILIQQLQSCPCLLVLDGFEALFQRSNFTQRLEYSIFLNRLIDEASPSCLLLTTRFLPDELNILIKNNPSTIKVFKLNGLDIDAATQLLSDLGLQQEENYQSLINTYWGNPLELKNVVSRIERFFAGSTLKFLENKTTLISLQLQTMLNEMFGQVLSDLQRRIMICITEELVLTSQPISFAKLLTRLRQLPNLPVSTSELITDLEKLERLSLIESGKDNTTKEITFTLQPVVKKYINTDPAGLVHPSEQFTPYSTTTQKNIHAH